The Oncorhynchus kisutch isolate 150728-3 linkage group LG14, Okis_V2, whole genome shotgun sequence genomic sequence tttcacctttatttaaccaggtaggcaagttgagaacaagttctcatttacaattgcgacctggccaagataaagcaaagcagtttgacacatacagcaacacagagttacacatggagtaaaacaaacatacagtcaataatacagtagaaacaagtctatatacgatgtaagcaaatgaggtgagataaaaaaaaaaaggccatggtggcaaagtaaatacaatatagcaagtaaaacactggaatggtagatttgcagtggaataaTGTGctaagtagaaataaaaataatggggtgcaaaggagcaaaataaataaataaaatatatacagtagggaaagaggtagttgtttgggctaaattatagatgggctatgtacaggtgcagtaatctgtgagctgctctgacagctggtgcagCTCAATGTTATTGCCCATTTTCCGTAAAGTGTATTGGTGTTTTAATGCACTTTAaattaagtttgatttgatttaaatttaAGTTTAATTCCTTTTGGCAGAAAAAAATACTGCTGATAAAAGAAGAAAAGTGTGGATAGTGTGATGGGAAAGAAAGGGTGAGAAAGGacggagagagagcaagaaatgGAAAACAGAGTGATGCATGGTGGGGGAAAGATAGCATCAGGGTAAAGCTTTGTTGGCAGTAAAGCTTTGTATAACTAACAGTGCTATTTTGCAGGATAATTCATGTTAGGTATTCTAATGcactcctccctgtgtgtgtttttgtgttgcaGGGCTATACAGTGATGGTGGTCTGCATGGATACGAAGCTGTGTCGTAACAGAGGGCAGCGTGGGTAAAAGTTATGCGGCGCTCCGCCCTGTACCACTGCCACCCTCTTCTGGGTGGGGCTCTGCTGCTACTGCTGGCTAGCTGCGCCATGGGCTGCCCTGCCCGCTGCGATTGCTCCGCCCAGACCAAGTCAGTCAGCTGCCATCGCAAGCGCCTGCCCACCATCCCTGAGGGCATCCCCATCGAGACCCGGCTTCTGGACCTGAGCAAGAACAAGCTGCGGAGCATCACCCCAGACAACTTCTCCTCCTTCCTACAACTGGAGAATCTGGACCTCAGCGATAACCTGATTGGCGTGGTCGAACCGGGCTCCTTCAAATTCCAGCTCTCCCTGCGCTCGCTGAACTTCCACAGCAACCTCCTCCAGCTGGTCCCTGCCGGCGTACTCTCCGGCCTGGCCAACCTCACAAGTCTGGACCTCAGCCACAACAGGCTGGTGGTGCTGCTGGACCATGGCTTCCAGGACCTTCGGAGGCTGATGTCCCTTGAGGTAGGCGACAATGAGCTGGTGTTCATCTCCCAGAGGGCCTTCACGGGCCTGCTGGGCCTACAGAGCCTCACCCTGGAGCGCTGCAACCTGACTGTGGTGCCCACCGACGCCCTGGGTCACCTGCACAGCCTGGTGGAGCTCCACCTGCGCCACTTGGGCATCAGCACACTGAAGCCCTATTCCTTCAAGAGACTTCCCCGTCTTCGCCACCTGGAGATCGACTACTGGCCCTGGTTGGAAGTCTTACCCGCTCTGTCACTACACAGCCTCAACCTCACCACGCTCTCTGTCACCAATACCAACTTGTCTTCCTTCCCCGGCCATGCTCTACGCAACCTGCCCTACCTCACGCACCTCAACCTGTCCTTCTGCCACATCCAGCACATCCAGCAAGGGGTGCTAGACCAGCTTCCGCGACTGCAGGAGTTGCACCTGCGAGGAGCTCAACTGGTTTACATTGAACCCCTGGCCTTCCTGGGCCTCCCAGCACTTCATATGTTGGACGTGTCCCACAACCAGCTGGACTCAGTGGAGCGAGCTGTGTTCAAGTCCCCTGACAGCCTGCAGACGCTGCTCATGGGGGGGAACCCACTGGTGTGCGACTGCCGGCTCCTATGGCTGCTGAGTGGCCGGAAGCCACCCTTTCTGCAGCTCCCTGACCCCCAGCCCGAGTGCAGTGCCCCTGAGCGCCTCCGTGGGAAACCCCTGCTGGACCTAAAGGAGCCACTGGTGACACGGTACGTGATCTGCACCAAGCCCCGGATTGGGCCCAACACCACCCAGCTGCTGCTGGCAGATGAGGGGAAGCCTGTTCGGCTCAACTGCATTGCAGACGGGGCTCCTCGGCCCTCCATGGCCTGGGTGACGCCACACAGACAGTATGTCACAGTGAAAAGCACCGGTAGAGTGACGGTCCATACCGACGGCACCCTGGAGATCAAGGCTGCAGAGCTGCACGATAGTGGCGTGTACCTGTGTGTGGCCAGCAATGCGGCGGGCAACGCCAGCCTGTCGGCCTCGCTGGCGGTGAAGAGCCTGGGCATCAGCGACACATCGCTCTACGCCAACAAGATTGGACTCCTGGCAGACTCCAACGGGACCTGGGCCAACGGGACCGTCCTGTACAATATGACAAACCCCATAGACCTGAAGACCATCATCATCTCCACAGCAATGGGCTGCCTGTCCTTCCTGGGCGTGGTCATTTTCTGTTTCCTGCTCCTGTTTGCATGGAGTCGTGGGAAGGGAAGGCACAAGAGCAACTTTGACATGGAGTACGTTCCCCGCAAATCGAACGGGACAGCAGCTGAGGCAACTGAGACAAGCGGGCCCAGACGAGTCAACATGAAAATGATTTAATTTAACAAACGGACCAACTCATATGATAGTAACAAACAAAATACAGTGCATctcatttgcaaatatttctttGATACAGTGGAGTCGTGAAAATGGAAGTGATGTACCGATGTAGTGGTGTTGATATGAAGATGATCTAGTGATTCAGTGGACATGTTGATAGAAAAGTTATCAATGATACTGTGGACGTGTTTATATTAAATGATGTAATCATACAATACACTGgatataatactatataattcACATATCGATATGACAGTGATGCAGTGATACACCGCTTGGCATGTGCTAGATGGTGATGTAATGACTAATGATGTTGTAGACTCGCGTGACACCAAGGTGAGAAAGGAAGTCTCTTGGAGCGACGGGAGAAGTTGAGATGACAGTGGAGCTATCATTGTTCTGCCATGTCTGGAGTAAATTGTGTCTAATAACCATCTGAGCTgcaggtgtgagtgtgtgtgcgcgtgcgtgtatgtgtactGCCTTTGTTGTGTGACAGGGTAATCATCAAGGATAATAGGGTCCAAAGTTGTTAGACCTGCCTTTGTATTTGTTAATTCATTGTAACAACAGTATTGTCACTGTTCAGTAAAATAACGTATGTTTGTATGCACATGCAAATCCCTCCAAACATTATCCAGGAGACCTGTTGCATATATTTTCAACTAGGTCATTGTTTCCCTTTGTACCACCTCAAGATAGGCATAGAGGGATTTTAGCAAATCAACCTTCAACTCAAGGAACATTTATACACACGATATTTACAACTTTAAGTGGGATTTCAGCTCAAATCACTAGAAAAACACAAGACAACGTCTTGCTGAAGAAATAGTAGCAGCTGAAAATGTTGGTTATTGCTTGGAAAAAGACCACAGGTGATAACATTTGTATGTTAAATCCCCTTTTATTACCTTGTAAATCAATGGCAGATTTTCCTGTCAGCAAATTCCCCTGATGTAACATAAAAAAACGGTCAGTGACAAGACTAGACACAATGGCAAAGATTTACTGACCAATGTCCCCCTTGGAACAGGACAAATCTCAGCCCCGTTGAGTTATGGGTTGTATTGTATCCCCTCTTAATTTCTTTATCCCAATGCTTCAAGCTGGCATGTCCTGAGGCCTCCCATGGGCTAAAAGGGGTTTCTGGGTATTTAATTGATGACATTTGAAGGTTGTGGTGTTTTTGTTGATATGTTTTAActgtcaaaaaaataaatatatatatatatatatatatatattaaaggaTGTATTAAGGGCAAATCTTTGTAAATGCAGGGATGTGCGTGTCAACATGTGTGATACAATGTTAAAGGTTGTATAAATGTTTTCATATGATAAATTTAAGGGTATATTTTCAAACGGAAATAAATCGTAATCATAAGGCTTTATGTGGTAATTTTGT encodes the following:
- the LOC109904145 gene encoding leucine-rich repeat and immunoglobulin-like domain-containing nogo receptor-interacting protein 2 gives rise to the protein MRRSALYHCHPLLGGALLLLLASCAMGCPARCDCSAQTKSVSCHRKRLPTIPEGIPIETRLLDLSKNKLRSITPDNFSSFLQLENLDLSDNLIGVVEPGSFKFQLSLRSLNFHSNLLQLVPAGVLSGLANLTSLDLSHNRLVVLLDHGFQDLRRLMSLEVGDNELVFISQRAFTGLLGLQSLTLERCNLTVVPTDALGHLHSLVELHLRHLGISTLKPYSFKRLPRLRHLEIDYWPWLEVLPALSLHSLNLTTLSVTNTNLSSFPGHALRNLPYLTHLNLSFCHIQHIQQGVLDQLPRLQELHLRGAQLVYIEPLAFLGLPALHMLDVSHNQLDSVERAVFKSPDSLQTLLMGGNPLVCDCRLLWLLSGRKPPFLQLPDPQPECSAPERLRGKPLLDLKEPLVTRYVICTKPRIGPNTTQLLLADEGKPVRLNCIADGAPRPSMAWVTPHRQYVTVKSTGRVTVHTDGTLEIKAAELHDSGVYLCVASNAAGNASLSASLAVKSLGISDTSLYANKIGLLADSNGTWANGTVLYNMTNPIDLKTIIISTAMGCLSFLGVVIFCFLLLFAWSRGKGRHKSNFDMEYVPRKSNGTAAEATETSGPRRVNMKMI